GTACACGTTGATTTTGCTCTTGATCTGCTTCGGCGTGTCTTGGTAATAGTTCTTCTCGTCCCGGGCCATGGCctgagggggcgaggggcggaggAGCGGGATTGGGAGAGGCGGCGGGACCGACCTTCCATTCCTCCGCTGCCGGCCACGGTGCCCCCCGCGCCCGGGCCCACTCGGGGAGACCCTCCGGCCTCGTCTCGGACCGAGGTCCAGGGGTGAGGACTGCACCCTGATCCGTGTAGCACCCCGTCCCCCCCTCACCGGCCATACCGGCCCCCCTAAGGGAAGTTGGGGTCacttacccctctccccacagtcccTCACCTTATAGTCCTCCCCGTGGTTCTCCACCATGTAGCGGACATAGTCGATGAGGTCCCGGGAGAGGGTGTTCCCCTTCTTCTCAGGCAGGCTGGCCTCAGCCTCCaggtctggggagggagagagcggacCCATCGgtcgatggcatttcttaagcgcttactcggtgccgtgCGCTACACTAAGCGTTCGGGACAGTacgacagcagaattagcagaggcgttccctgcccgtgacgagcttgcagactagaggaggatacagacgCTACTGTGAATAACTTTTAAGGTACAATTAAAGATAAGTACGAAAGCGCTGTGGTTCTGGGGGTGCGGCGAATATCAAACGTCAGCCGGAAGGCAAGCGTGAGCCCCGACGGGACGGATCCGGGCCCCCGAAGAAGGGAGTGCCGGGCCACCCCTCGTCCCCAAAGGGTCCCCAACCAGGTGGCCGTCCCGCCCGTGGGGAAGGCGGAGCTGGCGGTGACCCCCGGCACTCACCGTTGAGGACGTAGGGCTTCCTGATGAGCGCCTTGCGCCTCTCCACGGGGCCGTCCACCTCCATCGCCGTCACCTGCGCCTGAGGAAGGGGACACCGGCAGCCCTGATGTCAGGAGACTCCAGCCGGGGGAGCCGGAAATCCGAAGTCTTGGAGCGCCGCGCCGAGGacgcgctcggaagagtacaagggaagtcgtgataataataacggggcTGCTTGTCCAGCgttaactaggtgccaggctctgaactaggcgctggggtagatacaagctaatcgggttggacacggcccccgtcccacgtggggctcacggtctgcacccccatttctgaagcagcgtggcttcggagcaagagcccgggcttaggagtcagaggtcgtgggttctaatcccacctctggcacttgtcagctgtgtgactttgggcaagtcgcttcacttctctgtgccccagttacctcatctggaaaatggggatgaagactgtgagccccacgggggacaacctgattcccttgtatctaccccagtgcttagaacagcgtctggcacatagttagcacttaacaaacaccatcatcgtgatcattattttccagatgaggtcgccgaggcccagggaagcggggcgacttgtctaaggtctcacggcagatgagtggcgggaccggggttagaacccgggtccttcgggcccccggggcccgggctctatccaccaggccactcaatccccaccctcaaggagtttatagcctagcaGGGGACAcgggctttaaaataaattacaggttggccCTAAAGGAGTAGGAAgagatgtatataaatgctgggggggggggggggggtccaagtgtttaggtgaggAGGCCAGTGGGATTAGAGTGGgtggtgagagattaatcagggagggagatgtgattttagaagggctttgaagatgggagggcGTGACCAAAGCGGGGGAGATGACTCAAACCAGGTGATAACTCTGGGCAAGGCAAAGACAGAGGGTCTCCATCCCAAGGCTCAGTGTCCGGGACCCCTACTGACAAGAAcaatgatcactgtggtatttgttaagcacttactacgagccaagtactgtactgagctccgggGGAGATACACGATCATCAGGTCTCCGCTGGGACTCATACTCCCAGGAAGAGGGACAATAAGTACCCATTTTCACAGAGGAgcaaacggaagcccagagaactgaagtaagtcacccgaggccccacagcagataaagagtggagtgggagggattagaactcaggtcatctgactccggGCCCGTCAGCGGAAGCCCAAGACTACCCCCAATCGAGGGTATTTtctgagcccatactgtgtgcagagcactgtactaaaccctcgggagagtccaataataacgatgctattcgttaagtggttactgtgttccgagcactgttcttcgtaaggaaatcgggttgtcccacgtggggctcacagacttaatccccattttacagatgtcgtaaccgaggtcacacggctgaagccgcgacctctgactcccaaacccgggctctttccgttccctgcccgcaacgagcttccagtctagagggggagacagatgttaacggggataaataaattacgggtacggAGGGAAGTgcggcggggctgagggaggggtgaggagagaggataaaTCCAGGTGGCGGCCCCCGCACCCGCCCCTCTACCTGCTTCTTGCGGATGGGCACGGCCTTGTTGGGATCCATCGCCAGCCCCATCTCGGCCAGGTTCTGGCGCACGGACTTGCCATGGTCCCAGGCGTGGCGGATGTGTGAGCTGCGGAAACaccagacagagggaggaggtcgcaggttaataataataataataataataataacaataataataataataacggcatttgtttaagctcttactaggtgccaagcactgttctaagtgctggggaggatacccggtgatcaggttgtcccgcatggagctcacagtcttcatccccatttgacagatgaaggaactgaggcccagagaagtgcccaaagac
This sequence is a window from Ornithorhynchus anatinus isolate Pmale09 chromosome X2, mOrnAna1.pri.v4, whole genome shotgun sequence. Protein-coding genes within it:
- the NOP16 gene encoding nucleolar protein 16 codes for the protein MPKAKGKTRRQKFGYNVNRKRLNRAARRKTAPRIACSHIRHAWDHGKSVRQNLAEMGLAMDPNKAVPIRKKQAQVTAMEVDGPVERRKALIRKPYVLNDLEAEASLPEKKGNTLSRDLIDYVRYMVENHGEDYKAMARDEKNYYQDTPKQIKSKINVYKRFYPEEFQAFVTSLQQSKMECQ